In Helianthus annuus cultivar XRQ/B chromosome 9, HanXRQr2.0-SUNRISE, whole genome shotgun sequence, the following are encoded in one genomic region:
- the LOC110875972 gene encoding uncharacterized protein LOC110875972, with the protein MRRKLLTQDKILQWDLTRRKNMNMMCCLLCFENNDSHEHLFFECKFSTQIWCSVRDKVNMDTVDPKWIDVTNWLLAGGASKSVFNYSSRLIVAASAYYIWQERNARLFKNQTRPPDIITSLILQTVRYKLMGAKYKKMDKVRRFLQLWDIHDDSMLDDAS; encoded by the coding sequence ATGCGTAGGAAGCTTTTGACTCAGGATAAAATTCTACAATGGGATCTGACGAGAAGAAAGAACATGAACATGATGTGCTGCTTATTGTGTTTCGAAAATAATGACTCTCACGAGCATCTGTTTTTCGAATGTAAGTTCTCGACTCAGATTTGGTGCTCGGTTAGGGATAAGGTGAATATGGATACGGTTGACCCGAAGTGGATTGATGTGACGAATTGGCTCTTAGCTGGAGGTGCGTCTAAATCGGTTTTCAATTATTCAAGTCGTCTTATAGTGGCAGCTTCAGCGTATTACATTTGGCAAGAGCGAAATGCTAGACTGTTTAAAAATCAAACGAGACCTCCAGATATTATTACCTCTTTGATTCTTCAGACAGTTCGATACAAACTTATGGGAGCTAAATACAAGAAAATGGATAAAGTCAGACGCTTTCTACAGCTGTGGGATATTCATGATGACTCGATGCTTGACGACGCTAGCTAG